The Malus sylvestris chromosome 12, drMalSylv7.2, whole genome shotgun sequence genome contains a region encoding:
- the LOC126592376 gene encoding rust resistance kinase Lr10-like: MARRMIRFLESSKPGFIAAAKITGWNLIARLVLGIIVLLGFCSRKLYWRKFLKEDDDAVEEFLYAYKNLMPRRYSYSDIKKMTRNLKDKLGQGGFGSVFKGLLQDGHLVAVKMLSGTKGKGQDFISEVATIGRIHHVNVVQLIGFCSEGSKRALVYDFMPNGSLDKYIFSEKEKNVILSWDVMHEIALGVARAIEYLHQGCDMQILHFDIKPHNILLDENFAAKISDFGLARFYPRDNNTVSLTAVRGTFGYMAPELFYRSIGGVSKKADYFERLRWECPLRYEEGLSIFAGLPVR, encoded by the exons ATGGCAAGGCGAATGATAC GTTTCCTTGAATCTTCGAAACCTG GTTTCATAGCAGCTGCCAAGATCACTG GATGGAATCTGATAGCACGATTGGTACTTGGCATTATTGTTTTGTTGGGCTTCTGCAGCCGCAAACTGTACTGGAGAAAGTTCCTAAAGGAAGACGATGATGCAGTTGAAGAATTCTTGTATGCGTACAAGAATCTTATGCCGAGGAGGTATTCCTATTCAGATATTAAAAAGATGACACGTAATCTCAAAGATAAACTCGGTCAAGGAGGCTTTGGTTCTGTTTTCAAAGGGTTGCTGCAAGACGGTCATCTTGTTGCAGTAAAGATGTTGAGTGGTACCAAAGGCAAAGGGCAAGATTTCATCAGTGAAGTTGCCACAATAGGAAGAATTCATCATGTCAATGTGGTGCAACTAATTGGATTTTGTTCGGAGGGATCGAAAAGAGCTCTTGTTTATGACTTCATGCCTAATGGATCTCTTGACAAATATATCTTTTCtgagaaagaaaagaatgtAATTCTTAGCTGGGATGTAATGCATGAGATAGCTCTCGGTGTCGCTCGTGCAATCGAATATCTACACCAGGGATGCGATATGCAAATTTTGCATTTTGACATCAAACCTCACAACATTCTTCTCGATGAAAACTTTGCTGCTAAAATTTCCGACTTTGGCCTTGCAAGATTTTACCCTAGAGATAACAACACCGTTTCTCTTACTGCTGTGAGAGGCACATTTGGATATATGGCTCCAGAACTGTTCTACAGATCTATCGGAGGAGTTTCAAAGAAAGCTGAT
- the LOC126594023 gene encoding rust resistance kinase Lr10-like encodes MDTLLLPLFFLLIIVFPMAMIVPSRAADPHDCPVTRCRPDGPVIRFPFRLKHHSPYCGHPEFEVFCSQNMTMIKLSPSSAPFPIQSIDYQRNQFQVYDSDGCLPKRLLNFTISIYSLFQPVRNFVFYDSCGFDLEYYPDLLNVTLLNCSTAQSFSTESSRPYFMPIKCLSVPGSHQVLAALQTTTADKLPVSTCTLLRQLDLPIRHVDGSVHHCEPGKVLFLQWKKSYYLRSTSLSIPIPACQNCSTDEDCDINTDTNQMQCFTYASHELVPTGVSTGSIIVGVSIACFVLLSLTAAAILYHVKKSKGREEKENEIEIERFLNDHKSHVPTRYTHGDMKRMTNGFKKKLGEGGFGSVYSGELPNGVPVAIKVLNDSKGKGEDFINEVGTIGRIHHVNVVRLLGFSAGGGKRAVIYELMPNGSLEKFISTTEANKNPLDWEKIHNIVAGIAKGIEYLHQGCDQRILHFDIKPRNILLDDDFNPKISDFGVAKLCSKGDSIISMTAARGTVGYIAPEVFNGNFGSVSYKSDVYSFGMLVFEIVGAKKQPAHTSGNNEVYFPELVYNRLVQGEALDLKLDTDEDAQIAKKLVIVALWCIQWYPVNRPSMKAVVRMLEGGLENLMMPPNPFPSTSTQTDQPKTTLLS; translated from the exons ATGGATACTCTGCTTCTGCCACTATTTTTCTTGCTTATAATTGTCTTCCCAATGGCCATGATTGTACCCAGCAGAGCAGCTGATCCTCATGACTGCCCGGTTACAAGGTGTAGGCCTGATGGTCCAGTTATCCGGTTTCCATTCCGTCTAAAACACCATTCTCCTTACTGTGGCCATCCAGAGTTCGAAGTTTTCTGCTCACAAAATATGACCATGATCAAGCTCTCGCCATCTTCGGCACCCTTTCCTATACAATCTATTGATTACCAACGGAATCAGTTTCAGGTCTACGATTCGGATGGTTGCCTCCCGAAACGCCTTCTTAATTTTACCATCTCCATATACTCACTCTTTCAACCAGTACGCAATTTCGTGTTTTACGACAGTTGCGGTTTTGATCTCGAATATTATCCAGATTTATTGAACGTAACACTTTTAAATTGTAGCACAGCACAAAGTTTTAGCACAGAGAGCTCCCGTCCGTACTTCATGCCGATTAAATGTCTCAGCGTCCCGGGGAGTCATCAAGTTCTAGCTGCTCTACAGACTACTACTGCAGATAAACTGCCGGTGTCTACTTGCACTCTTCTGAGACAGCTTGATCTTCCAATACGACATGTGGACGGTTCTGTGCACCACTGTGAACCGGGCAAGGTTTTATTCCTGCAATGGAAGAAGTCATATTATCTGCGATCTACCTCATTGTCTATCCCTATCCCAGCATGTCAAAACTGCAGTACCGATGAAGACTGCGATATCAATACCGACACAAATCAAATGCAGTGTTTTACTTATGCTAGCCATGAATTAGTCCCGACAG GTGTATCAACTGGATCTATTATCGTAGGAGTAAGCATAGCTTGTTTTGTTCTCCTATCGTTGACAGCGGCAGCCATCCTCTACCatgtaaaaaaatcaaaagggaGAGAGGAAAAGGAGAATGAAATTGAGATTGAGAGGTTCCTAAACGATCACAAATCTCATGTACCAACAAGATACACACATGGTGATATGAAGAGGATGACAAACGGATTCAAGAAGAAGTTAGGCGAAGGAGGTTTCGGAAGTGTTTACAGTGGAGAGCTTCCAAATGGAGTTCCGGTTGCCATAAAAGTCCTCAATGATTCTAAAGGAAAGGGGGAAGATTTTATTAATGAAGTGGGAACAATTGGCAGGATTCACCATGTTAACGTGGTTCGTCTACTTGGGTTTTCTGCAGGAGGAGGCAAGCGTGCTGTCATTTATGAGCTCATGCCGAACGGGTCTCTAGAGAAGTTTATCTCTACAACAGAAGCCAACAAGAACCCACTAGATTGGGAGAAAATTCACAACATCGTCGCTGGTATAGCAAAGGGAATcgagtatcttcaccaagggtGTGACCAGAGGATCCTCCACTTTGACATCAAGCCACGTAACATACTGTTAGACGATGACTTCAATCCTAAGATCTCGGATTTTGGTGTTGCTAAACTGTGTTCCAAGGGAGACAGTATCATATCCATGACGGCTGCTAGGGGCACAGTAGGGTATATTGCACCAGAAGTGTTTAATGGGAACTTCGGGAGCGTGTCCTACAAATCAGATGTCTATAGTTTTGGGATGCTAGTGTTTGAAATTGTTGGAGCCAAAAAACAACCTGCTCATACATCTGGCAACAATGAGGTCTACTTTCCTGAATTGGTTTACAACCGTCTAGTTCAAGGAGAAGCTTTGGATTTGAAGCTAGATACCGATGAAGATGCTCAGATTGCTAAGAAACTAGTGATTGTGGCACTTTGGTGCATCCAGTGGTACCCAGTAAATCGCCCTTCCATGAAAGCGGTTGTTAGAATGCTAGAAGGAGGCCTTGAAAACTTGATGATGCCACCAAATCCATTTCCTTCCACAAGTACTCAGACAGATCAACCAAAAACAACACTGTTAAGTTAA
- the LOC126594026 gene encoding uncharacterized protein LOC126594026 has product MASSLAFLQPLSNVSSTSTLLFLCNPHHIPSSSSSLKPSNFPKTLPFKSLTASFSLAESDSPKSFQPNGPNFQSFLQELADSFDLPPDYFAQLPNDLRLDLNDAAFDLSNGRVVDECGQELGETLLNLSRAWEQADTSTSHALASKLPGLEDSLTGNAKSAFGKRLVSAGRRFQSMGQYGQGELQKIAKVMITTGKILSESSTSTVTDEPKTESRMLKFGELQLELTSDKATIGAVISFAFGILSWQLAQGIQNIPESSLQYANDNALMLAKSLRGALLTVCYSSAILSAFTTVGLLLLGRQLKSPNEK; this is encoded by the exons ATGGCTTCTTCTCTTGCCTTCCTTCAACCTCTCTCCAATGTATCTTCCACTTCAACCCTGCTGTTTCTCTGTAATCCCCACCatatcccttcttcttcttcctccttaaaACCCTCCAATTTCCCCAAAACCCTCCCATTCAAATCCCTCACCGCCTCATTCTCCCTCGCAGAATCAGACTCCCCCAAATCTTTCCAACCCAACGGTCCAAATTTTCAATCTTTCCTCCAAGAATTAGCC GACAGCTTTGATCTTCCACCGGACTACTTTGCGCAGCTTCCTAACGATCTCCGGCTCGAT CTGAATGATGCAGCATTTGATCTTTCAAATGGAAGGGTCGTCGACGAG TGTGGTCAAGAGTTAGGAGAGACATTGTTAAATCTCTCTCGCGCATGGGAACAAGCCGATACATCAACTTCCCATGCTTTAGCTAGCAAGCTCCCTGGGTTGGAGGACTCTTTGACAGGCAATGCCAAATCAG CATTTGGAAAGCGTTTGGTTTCTGCCGGGAGAAGATTTCAGTCTATGGGACAGTATGGCCAAGGTGAACTGCAAAAG ATTGCAAAAGTAATGATTACAACCGGAAAGATTCTGTCTGAAAGTTCAACATCGACAGTCACTGATGAACCAAAGACAGAAAGCAGGATGCTGAAG TTTGGAGAACTTCAGCTCGAGCTAACATCAGATAAAGCCACCATAGGGGCCGTAATCAGCTTTGCTTTTGG GATTCTTTCGTGGCAGCTAGCTCAGGGCATCCAAAACATCCCGGAGAGTTCATTGCAGTACGCAAATGATAATGCTTTGATGCTGGCTAAG TCTTTGAGGGGCGCTCTGCTTACTGTCTGCTATTCCTCagcgatattgtctgcttttaCTACTGTCGGACTTCTCTTACTTGGAAGACAACTAAAGTCACCAAACGAGAAGTGA
- the LOC126592378 gene encoding putative B3 domain-containing protein At2g27410, protein MAMSREDREKIHQGSFKSFNRILEEIKQVAKDRNEEIDLLTKRVLMDIIQFETKSKKGILTNHDEEKVASTSTSADVHDIQKSKNHGFGSSKDQVVYIKELMKKRQRETTERVCMRSSLSIPSLPLDLPIEFKNMIHSLCGSHVKLVIQKKIFATDLNTHHDRLSMPENQVVDKRFLSEQHDQELKLRGSLVVKVIDHNLKVHDKLGFTKWKSTSNFSYVLNSGWKKIIESQKNKLFVKDTIQVWSFRVKIDNKNPIYRERLCFAIVKLKGEGKEEDDGSADSQEITEPSTTRKSQEATESEFGVMEDVGNLKFRITVGITRKD, encoded by the coding sequence ATGGCTATGAGTCGTGAAGATCGGGAAAAGATTCACCAGGGTAGTTTTAAGTCTTTTAACAGAATTTTGGAAGAGATTAAACAAGTGGCAAAAGACCGGAATGAAGAAATTGATTTGCTGACAAAGAGAGTTTTGATGGATATTATTCAGTTTGAAACCAAATCAAAGAAAGGAATATTGACCAATCATGATGAAGAAAAAGTTGCTTCTACTTCTACTTCTGCTGACGTTCATGACATTCAGAAAAGCAAAAATCATGGTTTCGGAAGCAGCAAAGATCAAGTTGTATATATTAAAGAGTTAATGAAGAAAAGGCAGAGAGAAACGACTGAAAGAGTGTGCATGCGATCATCTTTATCGATTCCCTCTTTGCCGCTCGACTTGCCTATTGAATTCAAGAACATGATTCACTCTTTGTGTGGTTCTCACGTGAAATTGGTAATACAGAAGAAAATTTTCGCTACTGATTTGAACACTCATCACGATCGTCTCTCGATGCCAGAGAATCAAGTGGTTGATAAGAGATTTCTTAGTGAACAACACGACCAAGAATTGAAGCTTCGTGGATCACTGGTGGTGAAAGTAATTGATCATAATTTGAAGGTGCATGATAAATTAGGGTTCACCAAGTGGAAGTCCACAAGTAACTTTTCATATGTGTTAAACAGTGGTTGGAAGAAGATTATAGAGAGCCAGAAGAATAAGCTTTTTGTAAAGGATACAATTCAGGTGTGGTCTTTTCGAGTTAAGATCGACAACAAGAATCCTATCTATCGCGAACGTCTCTGCTTCGCAATCGTTAAGCTTAAAGGAGAGGGGAAAGAAGAGGATGATGGTAGTGCTGATAGCCAGGAAATTACTGAACCGTCGACGACCAGGAAGAGCCAGGAAGCTACTGAGTCAGAGTTTGGAGTCATGGAAGATGTCGGTAATCTCAAATTTAGGATCACAGTTGGCATCACCCGCAAAGATTAA